Proteins co-encoded in one Flavobacterium sp. M31R6 genomic window:
- a CDS encoding response regulator: MSLKTIWVVDDDPIYQIIANKIIKKSELFLSASSFKNGKDAIDVLKKSVEKGEILPNIILLDINMPIMDGWEFMEEMVKLKSQISEPIQIYIVSSSIALEDKSKAKNYSDIIAYLSKPIDSNDLILIAANI, from the coding sequence ATGAGTCTTAAAACAATATGGGTAGTAGATGACGACCCTATTTATCAAATTATTGCAAATAAAATCATCAAAAAATCGGAACTATTTTTAAGTGCCAGCAGTTTCAAAAATGGAAAAGATGCAATTGATGTCTTAAAAAAATCAGTTGAAAAAGGAGAAATACTTCCTAATATAATTCTTCTGGATATTAATATGCCAATTATGGACGGTTGGGAATTTATGGAAGAAATGGTTAAGCTAAAATCGCAAATCAGTGAGCCCATACAAATATACATAGTGAGTTCATCTATTGCTTTAGAAGATAAAAGTAAGGCAAAAAATTATTCTGACATAATTGCCTATTTATCAAAACCAATTGATTCCAATGATTTAATATTAATAGCGGCAAACATCTAA
- a CDS encoding amino acid permease — translation MLKKSIAALKIEAANTGENSLKRSLGALNLVAIGVGVIIGAGLFSLTGIAAANNSGPAVILSFVIAAVGCAFSALCYAEFASMVPVSGSAYTYAYATLGELFAWIIGWDLILEYSVGAATVGISWSQYLVKFLEKFDIFIPPQLVLSPFETATLADGSIVRGIVNLPSILIIALITSIIIRGTKGSALFNAIVVALKVGVVIVFIALGWQYIDPANYHPFIPNNTGTFGEFGWSGVLRGAGVVFFVFIGFDIVATMAQETKNPQRNMPIGILGSLLVCTVLFILFGYVMTGLANYTEFKNSAAPVAIAIANTPYEWLGIAVILAILIGYTSVILVDLLGQSRVFYSMSKDGLLPKVFSELHPKFNTPYKSNIVLCIFISLFAGLVPISIVGEMTSIGTLLAFVMVCLGILILRKKEPNLERPFKTPFVPVVPILGIITCVVMMVSLPFDTWLRLFVWLAIGFIIYFFYGKKRSKLRNETKS, via the coding sequence ATGCTAAAAAAATCAATTGCGGCTTTAAAAATTGAAGCAGCGAATACAGGAGAAAATTCATTAAAACGGAGCTTAGGAGCTCTTAATTTAGTTGCCATTGGAGTCGGAGTAATTATTGGTGCAGGTCTTTTTTCATTAACCGGAATTGCGGCTGCAAATAATTCTGGCCCCGCTGTAATACTATCATTTGTTATAGCAGCTGTTGGTTGTGCATTCAGTGCTTTGTGCTATGCCGAATTTGCTTCTATGGTTCCTGTCTCGGGAAGCGCCTACACTTATGCATATGCAACTCTGGGAGAACTTTTCGCCTGGATTATCGGATGGGACTTAATCCTAGAATATTCGGTTGGTGCTGCGACGGTTGGAATAAGCTGGTCACAATATTTGGTAAAATTTCTAGAAAAATTCGACATTTTCATTCCGCCCCAATTGGTTTTATCACCATTTGAAACCGCCACATTAGCCGATGGAAGTATTGTTCGTGGTATTGTAAATTTACCTTCTATTTTAATTATTGCCTTAATTACTTCTATCATCATTCGTGGCACAAAAGGCTCTGCCCTATTTAATGCAATAGTTGTGGCATTAAAAGTAGGTGTAGTGATTGTTTTTATCGCTTTGGGTTGGCAATACATTGATCCTGCAAATTATCACCCTTTCATACCAAATAATACGGGAACATTCGGAGAATTTGGATGGTCTGGAGTTTTACGAGGAGCCGGTGTGGTTTTCTTTGTCTTTATAGGTTTTGATATTGTTGCAACAATGGCTCAAGAAACGAAAAATCCGCAACGTAATATGCCTATCGGAATACTTGGATCTTTACTTGTTTGTACAGTTCTTTTCATTCTATTTGGTTATGTGATGACAGGATTAGCTAATTACACCGAATTTAAGAATAGTGCAGCACCAGTTGCCATTGCTATAGCAAATACACCTTATGAATGGTTAGGAATTGCTGTAATTTTAGCCATTTTAATTGGTTATACTTCCGTTATTCTAGTTGATTTATTGGGACAATCACGTGTATTTTATTCGATGAGTAAAGATGGATTGTTGCCAAAAGTTTTCTCAGAATTGCACCCTAAGTTCAATACACCTTATAAATCAAATATTGTTTTATGTATTTTTATAAGCCTTTTTGCAGGATTAGTTCCAATAAGCATTGTGGGTGAAATGACCAGTATTGGTACTTTATTGGCTTTTGTAATGGTTTGTTTAGGAATTTTAATACTTAGAAAAAAAGAACCCAATTTAGAACGTCCTTTTAAAACACCATTCGTTCCTGTTGTTCCTATCTTAGGAATTATTACTTGTGTTGTTATGATGGTTTCTTTACCATTTGATACTTGGTTGCGACTTTTTGTTTGGTTGGCCATTGGCTTTATAATCTATTTCTTTTATGGCAAGAAAAGAAGTAAACTTCGAAACGAAACTAAATCATAA
- a CDS encoding KTSC domain-containing protein, producing MKKIVEYRKLLNVEKTVELKELKTIYRNAMKDAHPDKFQGDEAGLKEAEENSKKIIEAYHFLVSINAETIKQLLPEYTETIATSTITDYKFVEGRLIVNFSNGSVYEYISVPKATYVKMVNADSPGRFAKRHIFNAFPWRKTINQE from the coding sequence ATGAAAAAAATAGTTGAATACCGCAAACTACTTAACGTAGAAAAAACAGTAGAGCTTAAAGAATTAAAAACCATCTATCGTAATGCAATGAAAGATGCTCATCCTGACAAATTTCAGGGCGATGAAGCTGGTTTAAAAGAAGCTGAAGAAAACAGTAAAAAAATAATCGAAGCTTATCACTTCTTGGTAAGTATTAATGCAGAGACCATTAAACAACTTTTACCTGAATATACTGAGACAATCGCTACATCAACAATTACAGACTACAAATTTGTTGAAGGAAGATTGATTGTCAATTTCTCAAACGGAAGTGTTTACGAATACATTAGTGTTCCTAAAGCTACTTACGTAAAAATGGTAAATGCCGATTCTCCTGGAAGATTTGCAAAAAGACATATCTTTAATGCATTTCCTTGGAGAAAAACTATCAATCAAGAATAG
- a CDS encoding TlpA disulfide reductase family protein yields MTIVDFWASWCGPCRKENPNVVAIYAELHSKGLNIIGVSLDEDPAKWKEAIAKDKLVWTQVSNLKGWEDPIAKQYKVESIPATFILDKSGNVVAQDLRGDELKAKIIELLGK; encoded by the coding sequence GTGACAATCGTTGATTTTTGGGCCTCATGGTGTGGTCCTTGCCGAAAAGAAAATCCAAATGTAGTGGCTATTTATGCTGAATTGCATTCTAAAGGTCTTAATATAATTGGTGTTTCTCTAGACGAAGATCCTGCAAAATGGAAAGAAGCTATTGCAAAAGATAAACTAGTTTGGACTCAGGTTTCGAATCTTAAAGGTTGGGAAGATCCGATTGCAAAGCAATACAAAGTAGAATCAATTCCAGCTACCTTCATCCTTGATAAATCAGGAAATGTAGTAGCGCAGGATTTAAGAGGCGATGAACTTAAAGCAAAAATCATAGAATTATTAGGTAAATAA
- a CDS encoding DUF4369 domain-containing protein — protein MKKIILFLTATVLLTSCSKDKYTISGTATGFENGKTVILETQDEKGMGLIAVDTVKIENGKFEIKGKAVEPSFHTLQIEGTQGKIPFILENGDITIVVNKDTIQKSKVSGTYNNDEYVKFNEEITKVQKPLMDFQIANMQKMQMAQQTKDTATINGLMKEYTKIQTEIGATSKTKYVDYANTHPKSFISVLIIQGMSNDPAVDSKKIETMYNSLEESLKNSKPGKALKTKLAELKTPSVGATAMPQAPAAK, from the coding sequence ATGAAAAAAATTATTTTATTTCTTACTGCTACAGTATTACTTACTTCTTGTAGCAAAGACAAATACACTATCTCAGGAACTGCTACTGGTTTTGAAAACGGTAAAACAGTAATCCTAGAAACTCAAGATGAGAAAGGTATGGGATTAATTGCTGTAGATACAGTAAAAATAGAAAACGGTAAATTTGAAATTAAAGGAAAAGCAGTTGAACCATCTTTTCATACTTTGCAAATTGAAGGAACTCAAGGTAAAATTCCATTTATCTTAGAAAATGGAGATATTACAATCGTTGTAAACAAAGATACAATTCAAAAATCTAAAGTTTCTGGTACTTACAACAATGATGAGTATGTGAAATTCAACGAAGAAATCACTAAAGTTCAAAAACCTTTAATGGATTTCCAAATAGCTAACATGCAAAAAATGCAAATGGCACAGCAAACTAAAGATACTGCAACTATCAATGGTTTAATGAAAGAGTATACTAAAATTCAAACTGAAATTGGTGCTACTTCAAAAACTAAATATGTAGATTATGCAAATACACACCCAAAATCTTTTATCAGTGTATTAATTATCCAAGGAATGAGCAATGACCCAGCTGTAGATTCTAAAAAAATTGAAACTATGTACAATAGCCTTGAAGAGTCTTTGAAAAACTCTAAGCCAGGTAAAGCTCTTAAAACAAAACTTGCTGAATTGAAAACTCCTTCTGTTGGTGCTACAGCAATGCCACAAGCTCCAGCTGCTAAATGA
- a CDS encoding SIMPL domain-containing protein, producing MKKSILFVICLFTVLAHSQEIKPIPQVNVSGEGKIKVVPDQVTILATVETKGTNAKEVKKQNDQQMEAVLKLVKSMNLAPADYKTKRVSLNPQYDYEKKKHTYNATQTIEILLRDLSKYDELMEGLVDQGINRIDNVTFQSSKLAQYQSDARKQAMKDAKLKADDYVSVLGQKVGAGFTITDNSQTYYPQPVYAMKSMSVESDNAAPRQTMAVGEIEIIANVSVSFKLE from the coding sequence ATGAAAAAATCGATCTTGTTTGTTATCTGTCTATTTACTGTTTTGGCACACAGCCAAGAAATCAAACCTATTCCCCAAGTAAATGTATCAGGTGAAGGAAAAATCAAAGTAGTCCCTGATCAAGTTACCATTTTGGCTACAGTGGAAACTAAAGGTACAAATGCCAAAGAAGTTAAAAAGCAAAATGACCAACAAATGGAGGCTGTTCTAAAATTGGTAAAAAGCATGAATTTGGCTCCTGCAGATTATAAAACAAAAAGAGTTTCTTTGAATCCTCAATATGATTATGAAAAAAAGAAACATACTTATAATGCTACGCAAACCATCGAGATTCTTTTGAGAGATTTATCAAAATATGACGAATTAATGGAAGGCTTGGTTGATCAAGGAATCAATCGTATTGACAATGTAACTTTTCAATCATCAAAGTTGGCTCAATACCAATCTGACGCTCGCAAACAAGCCATGAAAGATGCTAAATTGAAAGCTGATGACTATGTGTCGGTTTTAGGGCAAAAAGTAGGAGCAGGGTTTACTATTACGGATAATTCACAAACGTATTATCCACAACCCGTATATGCAATGAAATCAATGTCTGTTGAATCTGATAATGCTGCTCCAAGACAAACCATGGCTGTTGGTGAAATCGAGATTATAGCCAATGTTAGTGTAAGTTTTAAATTGGAATAA